One segment of Phycisphaerae bacterium DNA contains the following:
- a CDS encoding DUF5009 domain-containing protein codes for MADQPVVDSQTPVEPPQPALVNSRRLLSLDAFRGITIAGMIMVNNPGEWGKIYAPLGHATWNGWTPTDLVFPSFLFIVGVAMTYSFDRRLSEGASRRRLFEHVVRRTIILFLLGLILFSFPSWRLMAPYLLALGGLFCLFRHQPPLAWPQDRAARRWKIAAWSLIGLALLWFILDFGYFQSPHPPAVKTGALRVPGVLQRIALCYFFASVVMMFLGARGRVLATIVVVLGYWWMVKHPWSVVPPDGYPASARPEGSLHAWLDARLLGGHVYSELPDPEGILGTIGGVGTCLLGVLTGGWLRSRRDDRDKLIGLFFAANLLIVAGLWMGHSVPINKKIWTSSYVLLAGGIAMHMLAMCYWLIDVKGWRRWSWPFLVFGTNAILVFFASGILGRILVFFNFGLDAPSMKAWIYHHGFAAHFPATGCGPYTASLVFALAYGVLWLVLMAPLYRKRLFLKV; via the coding sequence ATGGCCGACCAACCCGTCGTTGATTCGCAGACCCCGGTCGAACCGCCGCAGCCCGCTCTCGTCAACAGCCGCCGCCTCCTTTCGCTCGATGCCTTTCGCGGCATCACCATCGCCGGGATGATCATGGTCAATAACCCCGGCGAATGGGGCAAGATCTATGCTCCGCTCGGCCATGCCACGTGGAACGGCTGGACGCCCACCGATCTGGTCTTCCCCTCGTTTCTGTTCATCGTCGGCGTGGCCATGACCTATTCCTTCGACCGGAGGCTGAGCGAAGGAGCCAGCAGGCGGCGACTGTTCGAGCATGTCGTCCGCCGCACGATCATCCTGTTTCTCCTCGGGCTCATCCTGTTCAGCTTCCCCAGCTGGCGGCTCATGGCCCCGTACCTCCTGGCGTTAGGAGGTCTGTTCTGCCTGTTCCGCCACCAGCCGCCGCTGGCATGGCCCCAGGACCGCGCCGCCCGGCGATGGAAGATCGCCGCCTGGTCGCTGATTGGCTTGGCCTTGCTCTGGTTCATCCTCGATTTCGGTTACTTCCAGTCGCCGCATCCGCCCGCGGTCAAGACCGGGGCGTTGCGCGTGCCAGGCGTGCTCCAGCGCATCGCCCTGTGCTACTTCTTCGCCTCGGTGGTGATGATGTTCCTCGGGGCGCGCGGACGGGTGTTGGCGACCATCGTCGTCGTGCTCGGATACTGGTGGATGGTCAAGCATCCCTGGTCCGTCGTCCCGCCGGACGGCTACCCCGCATCGGCCCGGCCCGAGGGCAGCCTCCACGCTTGGCTCGACGCCAGACTACTCGGAGGCCACGTCTACTCCGAGCTGCCCGACCCTGAGGGCATTCTGGGCACCATCGGCGGCGTGGGCACCTGCCTGCTCGGCGTGCTGACCGGAGGCTGGCTCCGCAGCCGGCGCGACGACCGCGACAAGCTCATCGGCCTGTTCTTCGCCGCCAACCTGCTGATCGTCGCCGGCCTGTGGATGGGCCACAGCGTTCCGATCAACAAGAAGATCTGGACCAGCTCGTACGTTCTCCTGGCCGGAGGAATCGCCATGCACATGCTGGCCATGTGCTACTGGCTGATCGACGTCAAGGGCTGGCGGCGGTGGTCCTGGCCGTTCCTGGTGTTTGGGACCAACGCCATTCTGGTCTTCTTCGCCTCGGGTATCCTCGGCCGCATCCTGGTCTTCTTCAACTTCGGCCTCGACGCCCCCTCGATGAAGGCGTGGATTTACCATCACGGGTTTGCGGCCCACTTCCCGGCGACCGGTTGTGGTCCATACACGGCTTCCCTGGTCTTCGCCCTGGCGTATGGCGTCTTGTGGCTTGTCCTCATGGCTCCTTTGTACCGCAAGAGGCTCTTCCTCAAGGTGTGA
- a CDS encoding phospho-sugar mutase produces the protein MDASIASAVKSWLDEPAIAEADKKEIRELQAAGDERELTDRFYRELEFGTAGLRGIIGAGLNRINIYTVGAAAQGLANYIAHQGEAARKAGVAIACDSRRKSDVFAERTAAVLAGNGITAHLFEALRPTPELSFAVRHLQCTAGVVVTASHNPPAYNGFKVYWTGGVPIVPPHDKRIIEEVRRVGGFGNIKVMPVTEAKAKGLIRVIGREVDEAFLAEVHASCLSPEISRQQGKNLKIVYTPLHGTGITLVPEALKRRGFEKVIVVPEQGKPDGEFPTVEYPNPEEGAALTLGIELAKREGADLVIGTDPDADRVGIAVRGPGNQFELITGNQIAAMLTWHICETLTRSGRFPKNAAMITTIVSGDMMKDIARSYGAEVIEVLTGFKWIGDQVMQFDAAGSPGKPSKTYIFGAEESYGYMPCTYTRDKDAVTSTAYIADLAAVAAAQGKTLYDLLLDLYQRYGYYQEGAKSLTLPGKDGADRIKAMMQKLRTRPPERVAGVSVRTAADLATGEIRDARTGKVVGQYNLPASDVVFLTLDDGTKAIARPSGTEPKIKFYVLTKGPGNNIEQARNNATAKIQAVIADLAR, from the coding sequence ATGGATGCATCGATTGCATCGGCGGTCAAGAGCTGGCTGGACGAGCCGGCCATCGCGGAAGCTGACAAGAAGGAGATTCGCGAGCTGCAGGCCGCGGGTGACGAGAGGGAACTGACCGACCGGTTCTATCGCGAGCTGGAGTTCGGAACCGCCGGCCTGCGCGGCATCATCGGGGCCGGGCTCAACCGGATAAACATCTACACCGTCGGTGCCGCCGCCCAGGGGCTGGCCAACTACATTGCCCACCAGGGTGAGGCCGCCAGAAAGGCCGGCGTCGCCATCGCCTGCGACAGCCGGCGCAAAAGCGACGTCTTCGCCGAACGGACCGCCGCCGTCCTGGCCGGCAACGGGATCACCGCCCACCTGTTCGAGGCCCTGCGACCGACGCCGGAGCTGTCCTTCGCCGTTCGGCACCTGCAATGCACGGCCGGCGTCGTCGTGACCGCCAGCCACAACCCGCCCGCGTACAATGGCTTCAAGGTCTACTGGACGGGCGGCGTGCCCATCGTGCCCCCGCACGACAAGCGGATCATCGAGGAGGTCCGCCGGGTGGGGGGCTTCGGCAACATCAAGGTCATGCCGGTGACCGAGGCGAAAGCCAAGGGCCTGATCCGCGTCATCGGCCGCGAGGTGGATGAGGCCTTCCTGGCCGAGGTCCACGCCTCCTGCCTGTCGCCGGAGATCTCCCGCCAGCAGGGCAAGAACCTCAAGATCGTCTATACCCCGCTGCACGGCACAGGTATCACCCTGGTCCCCGAGGCCCTCAAGCGCCGCGGCTTCGAGAAGGTCATCGTTGTCCCCGAGCAGGGCAAGCCGGACGGCGAGTTCCCGACCGTCGAGTACCCCAATCCCGAGGAGGGCGCGGCTCTGACCCTCGGAATCGAGCTGGCCAAGAGGGAAGGTGCCGATCTGGTCATCGGTACCGACCCCGACGCCGACCGCGTGGGTATCGCCGTGCGCGGCCCGGGCAACCAGTTCGAACTCATCACCGGCAACCAGATCGCCGCCATGCTCACCTGGCACATCTGCGAGACGCTGACCCGCTCCGGCCGATTCCCCAAGAACGCCGCCATGATCACCACCATCGTCTCGGGTGACATGATGAAGGACATCGCCCGCTCCTACGGGGCAGAGGTCATCGAGGTCCTGACCGGCTTCAAGTGGATCGGCGACCAGGTGATGCAGTTCGACGCCGCCGGCTCGCCGGGCAAGCCGAGCAAGACCTACATCTTCGGGGCCGAGGAGAGCTATGGCTACATGCCTTGCACCTACACCCGCGACAAGGACGCGGTGACCAGCACGGCCTACATCGCCGACCTGGCCGCCGTGGCCGCCGCCCAGGGCAAGACGCTCTACGATCTGTTGCTCGATCTCTACCAGCGGTACGGCTACTACCAGGAAGGAGCCAAGAGCCTGACCCTGCCGGGCAAGGACGGCGCCGATCGAATCAAGGCCATGATGCAGAAGCTGCGAACCCGCCCGCCGGAACGCGTGGCGGGTGTATCCGTCCGGACCGCGGCCGACCTTGCCACCGGCGAGATCAGGGACGCTCGTACGGGCAAGGTGGTCGGCCAGTACAACCTGCCGGCCAGCGACGTCGTGTTCCTGACCCTCGATGACGGGACCAAGGCCATCGCTCGCCCGAGCGGCACCGAGCCCAAGATCAAGTTCTACGTGCTGACCAAGGGGCCCGGCAATAACATCGAGCAGGCCCGCAACAACGCGACCGCCAAGATCCAGGCGGTCATCGCCGACCTGGCCAGGTAG